Proteins from one Bradyrhizobium amphicarpaeae genomic window:
- the flaF gene encoding flagellar biosynthesis regulator FlaF: protein MSNSAASAYARVATTTASPRDIEAQTLLKAANKLQDAVNNADPLSEQTMQALMFNRKLWTIFLSEAMRDNNPQPIDVRQKIANISVFVLSQTAALQMSPQFDHFRPLIEINRNIAAGLSGRP from the coding sequence ATGTCGAATTCCGCTGCCTCGGCTTACGCGCGCGTTGCAACGACCACTGCATCTCCTCGCGACATCGAGGCGCAGACCCTGCTCAAGGCCGCGAACAAGCTCCAGGATGCGGTGAACAACGCCGATCCGCTCAGCGAGCAGACCATGCAGGCCCTGATGTTCAACCGCAAGCTCTGGACCATCTTCCTGAGCGAGGCGATGCGCGACAACAATCCGCAGCCGATCGACGTCCGGCAGAAGATCGCCAACATCAGCGTGTTCGTGCTGAGCCAGACCGCCGCGCTGCAGATGAGCCCGCAGTTCGATCACTTCCGTCCGCTGATCGAGATCAACCGCAACATCGCTGCCGGTCTG